One window of the Thermomicrobiales bacterium genome contains the following:
- the atpE gene encoding ATP synthase F0 subunit C has protein sequence MFSGVTGPDAVSAAKAIGAALAIGLGAIGPGIGIGMAVAKAMEALGRNPEAAGDIRTTMIIGAGLAEAVAIYAFVIAIIIAFVI, from the coding sequence ATGTTCAGTGGTGTTACCGGTCCCGATGCCGTAAGCGCTGCCAAGGCGATTGGCGCGGCGCTGGCGATCGGCCTGGGCGCGATCGGCCCTGGCATCGGCATCGGCATGGCCGTTGCCAAGGCGATGGAGGCCCTCGGTCGCAATCCTGAGGCTGCCGGCGATATCCGCACGACGATGATCATCGGCGCTGGTCTGGCCGAAGCCGTCGCAATTTACGCCTTCGTTATCGCCATCATCATCGCGTTCGTGATCTAG
- the atpF gene encoding F0F1 ATP synthase subunit B: MGALGINGANLLVQIVAFLIFIWLFWKFALGPITGMLDTRQERIRESIEAAQRMEDELQKTRAQNEEIMAEARREGQALIARAREVGDQHIARSKEQAQTQGDELIAKARETIIAETAQARADLRREVGDLAVLAASKIVRANLDRDAQSQLIEEALAEASAASSNGSAPVTDD, from the coding sequence ATGGGCGCACTAGGTATTAACGGCGCAAATCTGCTCGTCCAGATCGTGGCCTTCCTGATCTTTATCTGGCTGTTCTGGAAGTTCGCGTTGGGGCCGATCACCGGCATGCTCGACACGCGCCAGGAGCGCATCCGCGAGAGCATCGAGGCCGCCCAACGCATGGAGGACGAGCTCCAGAAAACCCGTGCTCAAAACGAAGAGATCATGGCCGAGGCCCGGCGCGAGGGGCAGGCGTTGATTGCCCGCGCTCGCGAGGTCGGCGACCAGCACATCGCCCGCTCGAAGGAGCAGGCACAGACGCAGGGCGATGAGTTGATCGCCAAGGCTCGCGAGACGATTATCGCCGAGACTGCCCAGGCGCGAGCCGACCTGCGACGCGAGGTCGGCGACCTTGCCGTGCTGGCGGCCTCGAAGATTGTCCGCGCCAACCTCGACCGCGACGCACAGTCGCAGCTGATCGAGGAGGCGCTGGCCGAGGCTAGCGCGGCCAGCAGCAATGGCAGCGCGCCGGTGACGGATGACTAA